A genomic region of Acidobacteriota bacterium contains the following coding sequences:
- the tuf gene encoding elongation factor Tu, translating into MSKEKFDRSKPHVNIGTIGHVDHGKTTLTAAITKVMSKHNAKMVVRAFDSIDNAPEEKARGITIATAHVEYETANRHYAHVDCPGHADYVKNMITGAAQMDGAILVVAATDGPMPQTREHILLARQVGVPSMVVFMNKVDAVDDPELLELVDMEIRELLSSYEFPGDDTPITQGSALKALEGDPAWESKIDELMQTVDDFIPTPARETDKPFLMPVEDIFTIQGRGTVATGRIERGVINVNEPVEIVGIKDTRNSVVTGVEMFKKLLDSGMAGDNVGLLLRGVERKEIERGQVIAKPGSITPHTKFKAEAYVLTKEEGGRHTPFFTGYRPQFYFRTTDVTGVAHLPAGVEMVMPGDNIQMEIELIAPIAMEKGLRFAIREGGRTVGAGTVSEVVE; encoded by the coding sequence ATGAGCAAAGAGAAATTCGACCGCAGTAAGCCGCACGTGAACATTGGAACTATCGGACACGTTGATCACGGCAAGACGACATTGACGGCAGCGATCACAAAGGTGATGTCGAAGCACAACGCCAAGATGGTAGTACGTGCATTCGATTCGATCGACAACGCGCCTGAAGAGAAAGCACGCGGTATCACAATTGCGACGGCTCACGTTGAGTATGAGACGGCAAACCGCCACTACGCACACGTCGACTGCCCGGGCCACGCTGACTATGTCAAGAACATGATCACTGGAGCGGCACAGATGGACGGAGCTATTCTTGTAGTAGCTGCGACGGACGGCCCGATGCCTCAGACCCGCGAGCACATCCTGCTTGCACGTCAGGTCGGTGTGCCTTCGATGGTCGTGTTCATGAATAAGGTCGACGCAGTTGACGATCCTGAATTGCTCGAACTCGTCGATATGGAGATCCGTGAACTTCTCAGTTCGTACGAATTCCCCGGCGACGATACACCGATCACGCAAGGGTCGGCACTGAAAGCTCTCGAAGGCGACCCGGCATGGGAATCGAAGATCGACGAGCTGATGCAGACGGTGGATGATTTCATCCCGACGCCTGCACGTGAGACGGACAAGCCGTTCCTGATGCCGGTCGAAGATATCTTCACCATCCAGGGCCGCGGAACAGTTGCGACGGGACGAATCGAGCGTGGAGTGATCAACGTCAACGAACCTGTCGAGATCGTCGGTATCAAAGACACGAGAAACTCGGTCGTCACCGGCGTCGAAATGTTCAAGAAGCTTCTTGATTCGGGAATGGCAGGCGACAACGTCGGACTGCTGCTCCGCGGAGTTGAGCGTAAGGAAATTGAACGCGGACAGGTCATCGCCAAACCGGGCTCGATCACACCGCACACCAAGTTCAAGGCTGAGGCATATGTCCTCACCAAAGAAGAAGGCGGACGCCACACCCCGTTCTTTACGGGATACCGCCCGCAGTTCTACTTCAGAACAACGGACGTGACGGGCGTTGCACACCTTCCGGCAGGAGTCGAGATGGTGATGCCCGGCGACAACATCCAGATGGAGATCGAACTGATCGCCCCCATCGCAATGGAAAAGGGCCTCCGCTTCGCTATCCGCGAAGGCGGCCGCACGGTCGGAGCCGGAACCGTTTCGGAAGTGGTGGAATAG
- the fusA gene encoding elongation factor G gives MANISLDKFRNIGIMAHIDAGKTTATERILYYTGVSHKIGEVHEGTATMDWMEQEQERGITITSAATTCFWTRNNTEHRINIIDTPGHVDFTMEVERSLRVLDGAVCVFDGVAGVEPQSETVWRQADKYGVPRICFINKLDRAGASFDRSFQSILDRLGANAVAMQVPIGIEEHFQGVVDLITMKAFVWSNEAKGANYDIVDIPADLVEVSKAQREKLVEAVSAIDDDLMMKYLEGEEISEQEIRVALRKGTLAMKIVPVFTGSAFKNKGVQTLLDAVVDFLPSPLDIPAIEGENPKTQEVETRPPDAKAPFSGLVFKLMADKHLGQLAFVRIYSGTVTSGSYVTNTIKDSKERVGRLMLMHANKREDVETASAGEIVAIGGMKNTTTGDTVSDESKPIILESMDFPEPVVRVAVEPKTRQDQDKMGIALNRLAQEDPSFQVTTDHETGQTIIAGMGELHLEIIVDRMKREFGVEANVGKPQVAYRETITQGAPGKEIYKKQSGGRGKFGHVELEIEPAPGEGFVFEDKITGGSIPRQFIKPTMEGVRDAMLRGYLAGYELVDIKVRLLFGSYHEVDSDEISFKLAGSYAFQDAVKKAKPVLLEPIMRIEVVTPEEYMGAVNGDLNRRRGQIDKMEPRPGNVSVVTAFVPLSEMFGYTTDLRSSTQGRATSSMHFERYAEAPRNVAEEVIAKIKGTGAST, from the coding sequence ATGGCAAACATTAGCTTAGACAAATTTAGAAACATCGGCATCATGGCCCATATCGACGCGGGTAAGACCACGGCGACGGAGCGCATTTTGTATTACACCGGTGTTTCGCACAAGATCGGCGAAGTTCACGAAGGAACGGCGACGATGGACTGGATGGAGCAGGAGCAGGAACGCGGTATTACAATTACCTCGGCTGCGACGACCTGTTTCTGGACACGCAATAATACCGAGCACCGCATTAACATTATCGATACACCGGGACACGTTGACTTCACGATGGAAGTTGAGCGGTCTCTTCGTGTTTTGGATGGTGCGGTCTGTGTTTTTGACGGCGTTGCAGGTGTTGAGCCCCAGTCGGAAACAGTTTGGCGGCAGGCCGACAAATACGGCGTGCCGCGTATCTGCTTTATCAACAAATTGGATCGTGCAGGTGCGTCGTTCGACCGGAGCTTCCAGTCGATCCTCGATCGCCTCGGTGCCAATGCCGTTGCAATGCAGGTTCCTATCGGTATCGAAGAGCACTTTCAGGGCGTTGTCGATCTGATCACGATGAAGGCGTTCGTTTGGAGCAACGAGGCAAAGGGAGCGAATTACGACATCGTCGATATTCCTGCCGACCTTGTTGAGGTTTCGAAAGCTCAACGCGAGAAACTCGTCGAAGCAGTTTCGGCGATCGACGACGACTTGATGATGAAATACCTCGAAGGCGAGGAGATCTCGGAACAGGAAATTCGCGTCGCTTTGAGAAAGGGAACGCTGGCAATGAAGATCGTTCCGGTTTTCACCGGTTCGGCATTTAAGAATAAAGGTGTACAGACGCTGCTTGATGCAGTTGTCGATTTTCTTCCGAGCCCGCTCGATATTCCTGCGATCGAAGGCGAAAATCCGAAAACGCAAGAAGTTGAAACTCGTCCGCCGGATGCAAAAGCTCCGTTCTCGGGCCTTGTTTTCAAGCTCATGGCCGACAAGCACCTCGGACAGCTCGCATTCGTGCGTATCTATTCGGGAACGGTCACTTCGGGTTCGTATGTGACGAACACGATCAAAGATTCAAAAGAACGTGTCGGGCGTTTGATGCTCATGCACGCTAACAAGCGTGAAGACGTCGAAACGGCATCGGCAGGCGAGATCGTTGCCATCGGCGGTATGAAAAATACCACGACCGGCGACACTGTCTCGGACGAGTCGAAACCGATCATTCTTGAGTCGATGGACTTTCCGGAACCGGTCGTGCGTGTCGCGGTCGAACCTAAAACCCGTCAGGACCAAGACAAAATGGGCATCGCTCTCAACCGTCTTGCTCAGGAAGACCCTTCGTTCCAGGTCACGACCGACCATGAAACGGGCCAGACGATCATCGCCGGAATGGGCGAACTTCACCTTGAGATCATCGTTGATCGCATGAAGCGTGAGTTCGGCGTCGAAGCGAATGTCGGCAAACCGCAAGTTGCTTACCGCGAAACGATCACTCAGGGAGCACCGGGCAAAGAGATCTACAAGAAACAGTCGGGCGGCCGTGGAAAATTTGGCCACGTCGAGCTCGAGATCGAGCCGGCTCCGGGCGAAGGTTTTGTCTTCGAGGACAAGATCACCGGTGGATCGATCCCGCGTCAGTTCATCAAGCCGACCATGGAAGGCGTTCGCGATGCGATGCTTCGCGGTTACCTCGCCGGCTACGAACTGGTCGACATCAAGGTCAGACTTCTGTTCGGTTCGTATCACGAAGTCGACTCGGACGAAATTTCATTCAAACTGGCCGGTTCGTATGCGTTCCAAGACGCTGTGAAAAAGGCAAAACCGGTCCTGCTCGAGCCCATCATGCGTATCGAGGTCGTTACGCCTGAAGAATATATGGGTGCGGTCAACGGCGATCTTAACCGACGCCGCGGCCAGATCGACAAGATGGAGCCGCGTCCGGGCAATGTTTCGGTCGTGACGGCATTTGTGCCGCTGTCGGAAATGTTTGGATACACGACCGATCTGAGAAGTTCGACACAGGGACGTGCGACTTCGAGTATGCATTTTGAGCGATATGCCGAGGCGCCGCGAAACGTTGCCGAGGAAGTTATTGCAAAGATCAAGGGAACGGGTGCAAGCACCTAA
- the rpsG gene encoding 30S ribosomal protein S7 — translation MPRRRVAGKREVLPDPIYNSIAVTKFINGLMWEGKKTVAEQIFYAAMTKLEEKTGEEALKVCKKALDGVAPTLEVKSRRIGGATYQVPLEVSRDRRNTLAIRWIVLNARNRSEKTMEDRLVGELLDSVNGRGGAMKKKDDVHRMAEANKAFAHYRF, via the coding sequence ATGCCAAGACGTAGAGTTGCAGGAAAAAGAGAAGTTTTACCGGATCCGATCTATAACAGCATCGCCGTGACCAAGTTTATCAACGGTCTGATGTGGGAAGGCAAGAAAACCGTCGCTGAGCAGATCTTTTATGCCGCGATGACAAAGCTTGAAGAAAAGACCGGCGAAGAAGCATTGAAAGTATGTAAGAAAGCGCTTGACGGCGTCGCACCGACCCTCGAGGTCAAATCGCGGCGTATCGGCGGTGCGACCTATCAGGTCCCGCTCGAAGTCAGCCGCGACCGCCGCAATACGCTGGCGATCCGCTGGATCGTGCTGAATGCACGCAACCGCAGCGAGAAAACGATGGAAGACCGCCTAGTCGGCGAACTTCTCGATTCAGTGAACGGCCGCGGCGGAGCGATGAAGAAAAAGGACGACGTCCACCGCATGGCAGAAGCGAACAAGGCGTTCGCGCATTACAGATTTTAA
- a CDS encoding 30S ribosomal protein S12, with the protein MPTINQLVRKGRQRVKYKTASPALQANPQKRGVCTRVYTSTPKKPNSALRKVARVRLTNQIEVTTYIPGIGHNLQEHSIVLIRGGRVKDLPGVRYHVIRGTLDASGVANRNQSRSKYGAKRPKGAK; encoded by the coding sequence ATGCCGACAATCAACCAATTAGTACGAAAGGGACGCCAACGCGTTAAGTATAAGACGGCCAGTCCTGCTCTGCAGGCCAATCCGCAGAAACGCGGCGTTTGCACGCGTGTTTACACATCGACCCCGAAAAAGCCTAACTCGGCTCTTCGTAAGGTCGCCCGTGTGCGTTTGACCAACCAGATCGAAGTTACTACATACATCCCGGGAATCGGGCATAACTTGCAGGAACACTCGATCGTGTTGATCCGCGGCGGCCGTGTCAAGGATCTTCCGGGTGTTCGTTATCACGTTATCCGCGGAACGCTGGATGCCTCGGGCGTCGCGAACCGCAACCAGTCGCGTTCGAAGTACGGTGCAAAACGTCCGAAGGGAGCGAAATAA
- a CDS encoding (2Fe-2S)-binding protein, with amino-acid sequence MNEQEIAGASALDRSKDWHAQDERCWEGVVPVECTSAACGTCWVGVIGGEEKLSPVTPREQRAMKVFGYNQPEGDKPFIRLACQAKATGDATIVIPPWNAVFGKKVYGNVEDVELEPNTTSAKRLREVIKSATTGE; translated from the coding sequence ATGAACGAGCAGGAGATCGCCGGTGCTTCGGCTCTCGATCGTTCGAAGGACTGGCACGCACAGGACGAACGCTGCTGGGAAGGCGTCGTTCCGGTTGAATGCACATCGGCGGCGTGCGGCACGTGCTGGGTCGGCGTCATTGGCGGCGAAGAAAAGCTCTCGCCCGTCACGCCCCGCGAACAGCGTGCGATGAAGGTCTTCGGCTACAACCAGCCGGAGGGCGACAAACCGTTCATCCGTCTCGCCTGCCAGGCAAAAGCTACCGGCGACGCGACGATCGTCATTCCGCCCTGGAACGCCGTTTTCGGCAAAAAGGTCTACGGCAACGTCGAAGACGTCGAACTAGAACCAAACACAACCTCAGCCAAACGCCTCCGCGAGGTCATCAAATCCGCCACAACCGGCGAATAG